In a single window of the Thunnus albacares chromosome 1, fThuAlb1.1, whole genome shotgun sequence genome:
- the LOC122987367 gene encoding serine/threonine-protein kinase Nek1-like, translating into MDKYEKVRKIGKGGFGKAILVKSKEDGHQYVIKEIDISGMSPEERQRAQKEVEVLAKMSHPNIVQYKESFEVKDCLCIVMDYCEGRDLLEKIKSQKGELFSEDQILDWFVQICLALKHIHDRKTLHRDIKPQNIFLTKDETVQLGDFGVSRVLNSTLELASIRIGTPLYLSPEICKKKPYNNKSDIWALGCVLYEMCTLKPAFNADNSMDLEVKIVRGLYPPVSGCYSQELRSLMAQLLKPNSTERPSVSSILEESFLSCRIQKFLTPQIIAQEFGHAFLHKQPKEGVVKGSPGKQTLNLYKQISAYECRI; encoded by the exons ATGGACAAGTACGAAAAGGTGAGGAAAATTGGGAAAGGTGGATTTGGAAAGGCCATCCTTGTCAAATCCAAAGAGGATGGACACCAATATGTCATCAAGGAGATTGACATATCTGGA ATGTCACctgaagagaggcagagagctCAAAAAGAAGTTGAAGTCCTCGCCAAGATGAGTCATCCAAACATTGTCCAGTATAAAGAGTCTTTTGAAG TGAAGGACTGTCTGTGTATTGTGATGGACTACTGTGAGGGCCGAGACCTCTTAGAGAAGATCAAATCTCAGAAAGGAGAACTTTTCTCAGAAGATCAA ATCCTGGACTGGTTTGTGCAGATTTGTCTGGCACTAAAGCACATCCATGATAGAAAAACCCTCCACAGGGACATTAAACCACAG aacatatttttgacaaaaGATGAGACTGTACAGCTCGGGGACTTTGGAGTTTCAAGGGTGCTGAACAG CACTTTAGAACTGGCATCAATACGCATAGGAACACCACTTTACCTTTCACCAGAGATCTGCAAAAAGAAAccatacaacaacaaaag tgATATTTGGGCCCTCGGCTGTGTCCTGTATGAAATGTGCACTCTTAAGCCTGCA TTTAATGCTGACAATAGCATGGACCTAGAGGTGAAGATCGTCCGTGGCCTCTACCCTCCTGTGTCTGGTTGCTACTCCCAAGAACTGCGTTCTCTCATGGCACAGCTGTTGAAACCCAACTCCACAGAGAGGCCCTCAGTCAGCAGCATACTGGAAGAATctttcctctcctgtaggaTACAGAAGTTCCTCACACCACAG ATCATTGCTCAGGAATTTGGCCATGCCTTTCTTCACAAGCAGCCTAAAGAGGGTGTGGTGAAGGGTTCACCAGGTAAGCAAACTcttaatctctataaacagatatcggcatatgaatgcagaatctga